From uncultured Methanobrevibacter sp., a single genomic window includes:
- the prf1 gene encoding peptide chain release factor aRF-1, with amino-acid sequence MSEVSSKELYEFKKSLKELAEKKGKGTELVSMYVPPTKQLSDIIKQMRDELGQSANIKSKTTRKNVQSAIEVIMQRIRMITNDNKELPNGFVLFVGMIPKGGPGTEKMETVVIEPPEEIQTYRYICDSTFFLEPLEDMIASKEVYGIAVIDRNEATIATLKGKRINVVANLTSGVPGKHKAGGQSQRRFDRVIDQLAHEFLKRIGTHMDDEFLPIKDDLKGIVLGGPGGTKEDYYNGDYMHYELKDKVITTVDTSYTGEFGIRETIDKASGALEELGVIQEKKLVQRFLAELRDDHGLYSYGEKEVRTNLQMGAVDILLLSEDLKSKRLTLDCQACGFHAEVTQKEGQKVEDLTCPQCNEKMKITQEEDLIEDLANIAEDLGSSVEIISTETEEGSQLYRAFGGIGAILRYNVR; translated from the coding sequence ATGAGTGAGGTATCCTCAAAGGAATTATATGAGTTTAAAAAGTCATTGAAGGAATTGGCGGAAAAGAAAGGAAAGGGAACAGAACTCGTTTCCATGTACGTTCCTCCAACTAAACAATTAAGTGATATCATCAAGCAGATGAGGGATGAATTGGGACAAAGTGCTAACATCAAGAGCAAAACCACTCGTAAGAATGTTCAATCAGCTATTGAGGTAATCATGCAAAGAATCCGTATGATTACAAACGACAACAAGGAATTGCCGAATGGTTTTGTATTGTTCGTTGGTATGATTCCTAAAGGCGGTCCTGGTACTGAAAAGATGGAAACTGTAGTTATCGAACCTCCTGAAGAGATCCAAACTTACAGATACATTTGTGACAGCACATTTTTCCTTGAGCCATTAGAAGACATGATTGCTTCAAAGGAAGTTTACGGTATTGCTGTAATTGACAGAAATGAGGCAACCATCGCTACTTTGAAAGGTAAAAGAATCAATGTTGTAGCAAACTTAACCAGTGGTGTTCCTGGAAAGCATAAGGCAGGGGGACAATCACAAAGAAGGTTCGATAGGGTCATTGACCAATTGGCTCACGAATTCCTGAAAAGGATAGGCACTCACATGGATGATGAATTCCTTCCAATCAAGGATGACTTGAAGGGAATTGTTCTTGGTGGTCCTGGAGGAACTAAAGAGGATTACTATAATGGAGATTACATGCATTATGAGCTTAAGGATAAGGTAATCACCACTGTAGACACTTCCTATACTGGAGAATTCGGTATCAGGGAAACCATTGACAAGGCATCTGGTGCTTTAGAGGAATTAGGAGTTATCCAAGAGAAAAAGCTAGTCCAAAGATTCCTTGCTGAGCTTAGGGATGACCACGGTTTATACTCTTATGGTGAAAAGGAAGTAAGAACCAATTTGCAGATGGGTGCTGTAGACATTCTTTTGCTTAGTGAAGACTTAAAATCCAAAAGGTTAACCTTGGATTGTCAAGCTTGCGGATTCCATGCAGAAGTCACTCAAAAGGAAGGTCAAAAGGTAGAGGATTTGACTTGTCCTCAATGTAATGAGAAAATGAAAATCACTCAAGAGGAAGATTTAATAGAAGATTTGGCTAATATTGCTGAGGATTTAGGTTCTAGCGTAGAAATCATTTCCACTGAAACTGAAGAGGGAAGCCAATTGTATAGGGCTTTCGGTGGAATCGGTGCTATCTTAAGGTATAACGTAAGATAA
- the pyrH gene encoding UMP kinase, giving the protein MRIVAAIGGSILLQDYNAERFKEYAKLLKEQSEEHEIFVVVGGGKPAREYIGVVRDLGAGEAKCDDIGIEVTRVNAKLLLLALGDAAYQRVPHNFQEALEFSASGKIIVMGGTEPAHSTDAVSAILAEYVQADLLVNLTAVDGLYTKDPKKYDDAELIEEITASDMMGIISGNDVKAGTYEFIDTTAIQMIKRSNLETVIANGNEPQNLIRAIKGEKIGTRVISE; this is encoded by the coding sequence ATGAGAATCGTAGCTGCTATCGGAGGATCAATATTATTACAGGACTACAACGCTGAAAGATTTAAGGAATATGCAAAGCTCTTGAAGGAACAAAGTGAAGAGCATGAAATATTTGTTGTTGTAGGTGGTGGAAAACCTGCAAGGGAATACATCGGAGTTGTAAGAGACCTCGGTGCTGGAGAAGCTAAATGTGATGATATTGGAATAGAAGTTACAAGAGTCAATGCAAAACTCTTATTGCTTGCACTTGGAGATGCAGCTTACCAAAGAGTTCCTCATAATTTCCAAGAAGCTTTGGAATTTTCTGCAAGCGGAAAAATAATCGTTATGGGTGGAACTGAACCTGCACATAGTACTGATGCAGTTTCTGCAATCTTGGCAGAGTATGTTCAAGCAGACCTTTTAGTTAACTTAACCGCAGTAGATGGATTATACACTAAAGATCCTAAAAAATATGATGATGCAGAATTGATTGAAGAAATCACCGCTTCTGACATGATGGGAATCATCAGCGGAAATGATGTCAAGGCAGGAACCTATGAATTCATTGATACAACTGCAATTCAAATGATCAAGCGTTCCAATTTAGAAACCGTAATAGCTAATGGTAATGAACCTCAAAACCTAATTAGAGCTATTAAAGGTGAAAAAATAGGAACCCGTGTTATTTCTGAATAA
- a CDS encoding 5-formyltetrahydrofolate cyclo-ligase, translating into MSLKEEKDSIRKSIYDKLFKEGQSLRPNGDYGKIPDFKGSDIAAELLASTDEWINSKTIFCSPDSAQIPVRFLALKENKNLIMASPNLEHGYLFLEGNKLDGKEREASTKEGAFDHCSKFFDFGKGSSFDIAIDMVVEGSVGADRCGNRIGKGKGYGDREIEDLFNKNLINEETPLVTTIHPFQLIDHIPMESHDRRLNMIVSTDEVIRI; encoded by the coding sequence ATGTCTTTAAAGGAAGAAAAGGATTCTATTAGAAAATCAATTTATGATAAATTGTTTAAGGAAGGCCAGTCTCTTAGACCTAATGGGGATTATGGCAAGATTCCTGATTTTAAAGGATCAGATATTGCAGCTGAATTGCTGGCGAGCACTGATGAATGGATAAATTCAAAAACTATTTTTTGCAGTCCTGATTCTGCTCAGATTCCAGTTCGATTCCTTGCTTTAAAGGAAAATAAGAATCTCATTATGGCAAGCCCTAACCTTGAACATGGATATCTCTTTCTTGAGGGAAACAAGTTAGATGGAAAAGAAAGAGAAGCATCAACAAAGGAGGGGGCATTCGATCATTGCTCTAAGTTTTTTGATTTCGGTAAAGGAAGTTCATTTGACATAGCTATTGATATGGTAGTGGAAGGATCCGTTGGTGCAGATAGGTGCGGAAATAGGATTGGAAAAGGAAAGGGATACGGAGATAGGGAAATCGAAGACCTTTTCAATAAGAATCTCATTAATGAAGAGACTCCTTTAGTCACTACTATTCATCCGTTTCAATTGATTGATCATATTCCAATGGAAAGCCATGACAGAAGATTGAATATGATTGTAAGCACTGATGAAGTTATCAGGATTTGA
- a CDS encoding SseB family protein, which yields MSILYNDKLEELMKIQSEMSEEENEHFLNEFRKSELLVPLQIELDSLDLENMNLDGLNEINKEVKFHLKSFIGPNEIKVIPIFTDEENIQDVQMNTTVGSLFMRDLYKSILPIQDSFDQIIINPSAENEYKISIDEFLSLFDEEREFEDLMKEIEEEMLEDENMD from the coding sequence ATGAGCATACTCTATAATGATAAACTTGAAGAATTAATGAAAATACAATCAGAAATGAGCGAAGAGGAGAATGAACACTTCTTGAATGAATTCAGAAAATCAGAATTATTGGTTCCTCTTCAAATTGAACTTGATTCATTAGACCTTGAAAACATGAATCTTGATGGATTGAATGAAATCAATAAAGAGGTCAAGTTTCACTTAAAGTCATTTATAGGTCCAAATGAGATTAAAGTCATACCTATTTTTACCGATGAGGAAAACATTCAAGATGTTCAAATGAACACAACAGTCGGATCACTATTCATGAGAGACTTGTACAAGTCTATACTTCCAATACAAGACAGCTTTGACCAAATCATCATTAATCCGAGTGCAGAAAATGAATACAAGATAAGCATTGATGAGTTCTTAAGTCTCTTTGATGAGGAAAGGGAATTTGAAGACCTTATGAAAGAGATTGAAGAGGAAATGCTTGAAGATGAAAATATGGATTAA
- a CDS encoding type II toxin-antitoxin system RelE/ParE family toxin yields the protein MIIKIYASCPNKIRNESQLNAVLQEILGESLMEWIYRKDFFKSLKKLDKSVLSQLLKKIKQIFQNPDVGKHLSSNRKGQQEVYLADSFRLYYSFCKKENRIEFLEFSHKKHQ from the coding sequence GTGATTATCAAGATCTATGCATCTTGCCCTAATAAAATTAGAAATGAAAGTCAGCTTAATGCTGTGCTTCAAGAGATTTTAGGCGAATCATTAATGGAATGGATATATAGAAAAGATTTCTTCAAATCTCTAAAGAAATTGGATAAAAGCGTTTTATCTCAATTATTGAAGAAGATTAAACAAATCTTTCAAAATCCTGATGTGGGCAAGCATTTGTCTTCTAACCGTAAAGGTCAGCAAGAAGTTTATCTTGCAGATTCATTCAGGTTATATTATTCATTTTGTAAAAAAGAGAATAGAATTGAGTTCCTTGAGTTTTCACACAAGAAACATCAATGA
- a CDS encoding DUF2116 family Zn-ribbon domain-containing protein has translation MVEPHKHCPVCGTPIPMKERVCSADCQKVLEQNQKNIRKSRIMLFGVIVVFILVWAYFMFFK, from the coding sequence ATGGTAGAACCACATAAACATTGCCCAGTATGCGGCACCCCAATACCAATGAAAGAAAGAGTATGCTCTGCAGATTGTCAAAAAGTATTAGAACAAAATCAGAAAAACATCAGAAAAAGCAGAATAATGCTCTTTGGTGTAATTGTAGTATTTATTCTCGTATGGGCATATTTCATGTTCTTTAAATAA
- a CDS encoding SseB family protein encodes MNEIIDNYNVNAEIEIDNSELEDIMLIEPGMMTIADEEEFFRLLKEAKLFIPIHWEKEEVFNIEDQSVVDVIKPVPPLGFNFISLSVNDNERALVAFTRKEIMKEIKLKKDHIIMNMRDLAKILYGFGDTFSSIIINPQTEHSIIVNASTLIGLFKEKAKNPFIASLEQTLATLKSNSVKLDNHYMFFIRSDYEFMENEAVDGIFTAKMPLRACTDPNFQSNLPILHKIMIYEGQKILYTGKSEEVTDFNVLIAPGCEFQKFYDEDGDTSVWRCIKQPFYDNIEEEDAEE; translated from the coding sequence ATGAATGAAATCATAGACAACTATAATGTTAATGCAGAAATTGAAATAGACAACAGCGAACTGGAAGACATAATGCTAATAGAGCCCGGCATGATGACCATTGCAGATGAGGAGGAATTCTTCAGACTACTCAAAGAGGCTAAACTATTCATTCCAATTCATTGGGAAAAGGAAGAGGTATTTAATATTGAAGACCAAAGCGTTGTAGATGTTATTAAGCCTGTGCCTCCACTTGGATTCAATTTCATTTCACTTAGTGTCAACGACAATGAAAGAGCGCTTGTAGCATTCACAAGAAAGGAAATCATGAAGGAAATCAAGCTTAAGAAAGACCATATCATAATGAATATGAGAGATCTTGCCAAGATCTTGTATGGATTTGGCGACACATTCTCATCAATCATCATCAATCCACAAACTGAGCATTCCATCATAGTCAACGCTTCCACACTTATAGGCCTATTTAAGGAAAAGGCAAAAAATCCGTTTATTGCTTCACTTGAACAAACTTTAGCTACATTGAAGAGCAATTCAGTGAAACTTGACAATCATTACATGTTCTTTATCCGTTCAGATTATGAATTCATGGAAAATGAGGCTGTAGATGGAATATTTACAGCAAAAATGCCACTGCGAGCATGCACAGATCCTAATTTCCAATCCAATCTCCCAATATTGCATAAGATAATGATATATGAAGGCCAAAAAATATTGTACACTGGCAAAAGCGAGGAAGTTACTGATTTCAATGTATTGATTGCTCCTGGATGCGAATTCCAAAAGTTCTATGATGAAGATGGTGACACCTCAGTATGGAGATGCATTAAACAGCCATTCTATGATAATATTGAAGAAGAAGATGCTGAGGAATGA
- a CDS encoding TatD family hydrolase produces MTGLIDIGLNLMHKSFDKNREEIIKNANDVGVSQFIITGTNIHSSETALNFANQDQFKGVLFSTAGVHPHDAKTCDENTIETLREFAKEDCVVAIGECGLDYNRNYSPQDVQRKWFEEQVKLADELDMPLFLHEREAHEDLVKILEKYPNMCEKACVHCFTGTKEEAEKYLELGCSIGVTGWICDERRGQSLQEAVTVIPPEKMMIETDAPFLIPRNFPKKPKSNKNKPEYLPHILNTIAEYKGMDSEELGKKVSETTRKFFNI; encoded by the coding sequence ATGACTGGATTAATTGATATAGGATTAAATTTAATGCACAAATCCTTTGATAAAAACAGAGAAGAGATCATAAAAAATGCAAATGATGTTGGAGTAAGCCAGTTCATCATTACTGGAACCAATATCCACTCAAGCGAAACAGCTCTCAATTTCGCAAATCAAGACCAGTTTAAAGGAGTTCTATTCTCAACTGCAGGAGTTCATCCTCACGATGCTAAGACCTGTGATGAAAACACAATAGAAACTTTAAGGGAATTTGCAAAAGAGGACTGTGTGGTTGCTATTGGAGAATGCGGTCTTGACTATAACAGAAACTATTCACCACAGGATGTTCAAAGAAAATGGTTTGAAGAGCAAGTGAAGCTTGCAGATGAATTGGATATGCCACTATTTTTACATGAACGTGAAGCACATGAAGATCTAGTCAAAATACTTGAAAAGTACCCAAATATGTGTGAAAAGGCTTGTGTCCATTGCTTTACAGGAACTAAAGAGGAAGCTGAAAAATACCTAGAATTAGGCTGCTCCATTGGAGTGACAGGTTGGATTTGCGATGAAAGAAGAGGCCAGTCACTGCAGGAAGCTGTTACCGTGATTCCTCCTGAAAAGATGATGATAGAAACTGATGCACCATTCCTGATTCCAAGGAACTTCCCTAAAAAGCCAAAATCAAACAAAAACAAACCGGAATACTTACCACATATCCTAAATACAATAGCTGAGTACAAAGGAATGGATAGTGAAGAGCTTGGCAAAAAGGTAAGTGAAACAACAAGAAAATTCTTTAATATCTAA
- a CDS encoding SseB family protein has translation MTNLNNKKLKKLLKSKSRVKIEQNPDMFYKEFLKSEVFVPVIAMENEESLSDGDTLDLQIGFFDEENGDRNIYLFTDTNELEKARYQIKSIAVNVMELSLILAQFDIDFNYIVINPYSVDSYKIDFDEFLEKNNF, from the coding sequence ATGACTAACTTAAATAATAAAAAACTTAAAAAACTATTGAAATCAAAGTCAAGAGTTAAGATAGAACAGAACCCTGATATGTTCTATAAGGAATTCTTAAAATCAGAAGTTTTCGTTCCAGTCATTGCAATGGAAAATGAGGAATCACTAAGCGATGGAGACACACTTGACTTGCAGATTGGCTTCTTTGATGAGGAAAACGGAGACCGCAACATATACCTGTTTACAGATACAAACGAACTGGAAAAGGCAAGATACCAAATCAAGTCAATAGCTGTAAATGTGATGGAATTATCTCTCATATTGGCACAGTTTGACATTGATTTCAATTATATTGTAATAAATCCATACAGCGTTGATTCATATAAGATAGACTTTGATGAATTTTTAGAGAAAAATAACTTTTAA
- a CDS encoding DUF2779 domain-containing protein, whose protein sequence is MNNIYLSKSKYCRCVQCQKILWLEKYKPDCAKPEDKTVIFENGHKVGELAKGLFGDYEDIPFDKTITPMIKQTEELMPKKPNVITEASFDYDHNFCSVDVLKNDVDGVEIYEVKSSTKVKDIYLDDAAYQYYVLSNLGYNVKKVCIVYVNNEYVKGELPVEDELDQYFNIEDVTDIALSKQDEIQSNIDEINRFMEQYGEDNEPPTCLELKCFNPYDCDFWQYCTRDLPKPNVFDVAGMWKSKKFEKYNEGKVSFEDLLYEDLNPKYIEQVDFEVNDKEPKINKAAIARTLNSLEYPLYFIDYETYNQPIPEVEGTKPYQQLPFQYSLHIIEEEGAPIEHKEFLAEVDDEDFIRTFAESMISNLPEDGSVIVYNKSFESSVNRKIAELYPDLADEMARINHNMVDFMVPFKNRDYYMKEMEGSYSIKYVLPALYPDDPELNYDNLPLVHNGGEASETFVGLKSKSKEEQESIRNALLLYCGLDTYAMVKLWEKFIEVIQ, encoded by the coding sequence ATGAACAACATATATTTATCAAAATCAAAGTATTGCAGATGTGTGCAATGTCAAAAGATTCTTTGGTTAGAAAAGTACAAACCCGATTGTGCAAAACCTGAGGATAAGACAGTTATTTTTGAAAACGGTCATAAGGTAGGTGAACTTGCAAAAGGATTGTTCGGAGATTATGAGGACATTCCATTTGACAAGACAATCACTCCAATGATTAAACAGACAGAGGAGCTAATGCCAAAAAAGCCAAATGTCATTACAGAAGCTTCATTTGATTATGATCACAATTTCTGCAGTGTGGATGTCCTGAAGAATGATGTCGACGGTGTGGAAATCTATGAGGTTAAGAGCTCTACAAAAGTAAAGGACATCTACTTGGATGATGCTGCATACCAATACTATGTATTGTCCAATCTAGGATACAATGTAAAGAAAGTCTGCATTGTATATGTTAACAATGAATATGTTAAAGGAGAACTTCCTGTTGAAGATGAATTGGACCAATACTTCAATATTGAGGATGTGACTGATATAGCACTCTCAAAGCAGGATGAGATTCAAAGCAACATTGATGAGATAAACAGATTCATGGAACAGTATGGCGAGGACAACGAACCTCCTACATGTCTGGAACTGAAATGCTTCAATCCTTATGATTGCGATTTCTGGCAGTACTGTACAAGAGACTTGCCAAAACCTAATGTCTTTGATGTGGCAGGAATGTGGAAAAGCAAAAAGTTCGAGAAATACAATGAAGGAAAAGTGTCTTTTGAAGATTTATTATATGAGGACTTGAATCCAAAATATATAGAGCAAGTGGATTTTGAAGTAAATGATAAGGAGCCTAAAATCAATAAGGCAGCTATTGCTAGAACTTTAAACTCCTTGGAATATCCATTGTATTTCATTGATTATGAAACATACAACCAACCTATACCTGAAGTGGAAGGAACCAAGCCATATCAGCAATTGCCTTTCCAATACTCTTTGCATATCATTGAAGAGGAAGGAGCTCCAATAGAACATAAGGAATTTTTGGCGGAAGTTGATGATGAGGATTTCATAAGGACTTTTGCAGAAAGCATGATAAGCAATCTTCCTGAAGACGGAAGCGTGATTGTATACAATAAGTCATTTGAATCAAGCGTAAACAGGAAAATAGCAGAGCTCTATCCTGATTTAGCGGATGAAATGGCTAGGATAAACCATAATATGGTGGATTTCATGGTTCCATTTAAAAACAGAGATTATTATATGAAAGAAATGGAAGGGTCCTATTCAATCAAGTATGTATTGCCTGCACTATACCCAGATGATCCTGAATTGAATTATGATAATTTGCCTTTGGTTCACAATGGTGGAGAAGCTTCTGAAACTTTTGTCGGCTTGAAGAGCAAGTCAAAAGAAGAGCAAGAATCAATAAGGAATGCTTTGCTGTTATATTGTGGACTTGACACTTATGCTATGGTAAAATTATGGGAGAAATTTATTGAAGTTATACAATAA
- a CDS encoding DUF655 domain-containing protein gives MKNENFGLVLSTKDSDEKKTARIIGTDYFILMDLDLNDDVEVKVQDKIPLGKDSEFVKQERAHLSYDDLSKEQEFETEKAVHSIVIANEPKYVKFFNEQSKEASKLHFLDGISRKLGSKILTEKELNGDFESFEDIDNRISFIESSEELIVKRVLYELAELPKEKKGRPSYLFTIVKRSNKKEVQEYDEFVTDDSRFIEMIKEKGLLEKEGKRIR, from the coding sequence ATGAAAAATGAAAATTTCGGTTTGGTTTTAAGCACTAAAGACAGTGATGAAAAAAAGACTGCCCGTATTATTGGAACAGATTACTTCATATTGATGGATTTGGACTTGAATGATGATGTTGAAGTTAAGGTTCAAGACAAGATTCCTCTTGGAAAGGATAGTGAATTTGTCAAGCAGGAAAGAGCTCATTTAAGTTATGATGACTTAAGCAAGGAACAGGAATTCGAAACTGAAAAGGCTGTTCACAGCATTGTAATTGCCAATGAACCTAAGTATGTAAAGTTCTTCAATGAGCAAAGCAAGGAAGCAAGCAAATTGCACTTCTTAGATGGAATCAGCAGAAAGTTAGGATCTAAAATCTTAACTGAGAAAGAGCTTAACGGTGACTTTGAAAGCTTTGAAGACATTGACAATAGAATCAGCTTTATTGAAAGCTCTGAGGAATTGATTGTAAAAAGAGTTCTTTATGAATTGGCTGAGCTTCCTAAAGAGAAAAAGGGAAGGCCTTCATATCTCTTTACAATTGTCAAAAGATCCAATAAAAAAGAAGTTCAAGAGTATGATGAATTCGTTACAGATGACAGTCGTTTCATTGAAATGATTAAGGAAAAAGGACTTCTTGAAAAAGAGGGAAAACGTATCAGATAA
- the rbr gene encoding rubrerythrin — protein sequence MADLKGTKTEANLAAAFAGESQAHAKYQYFASKAKKEGYVQIHDIFMETSKNEKEHAKIWFKLLHDGEVPDTIANLNAAADGENEEWTAMYKEFAETAREEGFDEIAGLFTMVGNIEKEHEERYRALLANVEGETVFKKEEEIEWKCINCGHIIKGTDAPVICPVCKHPQSYFEERATNFK from the coding sequence ATGGCAGATTTAAAAGGTACTAAAACCGAAGCTAACTTAGCAGCAGCTTTTGCTGGTGAATCTCAAGCTCATGCTAAATACCAATATTTCGCAAGTAAAGCTAAAAAAGAAGGATACGTACAAATCCACGATATCTTTATGGAAACTTCCAAAAACGAAAAAGAACATGCAAAAATCTGGTTCAAACTTTTACACGATGGAGAAGTTCCAGACACTATTGCTAACTTAAACGCAGCAGCTGATGGTGAAAACGAAGAATGGACTGCAATGTACAAAGAATTCGCAGAAACCGCAAGAGAAGAAGGTTTCGATGAAATCGCAGGTTTATTCACCATGGTTGGTAACATCGAAAAAGAACATGAAGAAAGATACAGAGCTTTACTCGCTAATGTTGAAGGCGAAACTGTATTCAAAAAAGAAGAAGAAATTGAATGGAAATGTATTAACTGTGGTCACATAATTAAAGGAACCGATGCTCCTGTAATTTGCCCAGTATGTAAACACCCTCAATCTTACTTCGAAGAAAGAGCAACCAACTTCAAATAA
- a CDS encoding type II toxin-antitoxin system RelE/ParE family toxin — protein MSYRLYEHEKAEKFLNKHKNDKKLLLRINEKILEILNNPHNPNFKELKSNKCPKCQRAKVGDYRIIFYVSERNQSIEIIDIIPRKNNYRLF, from the coding sequence ATGAGCTATAGATTATATGAACATGAAAAGGCAGAGAAATTTCTTAATAAGCATAAGAATGATAAAAAGTTATTGTTGAGGATTAATGAGAAAATTTTGGAAATTCTAAATAATCCTCATAATCCTAATTTTAAAGAATTAAAAAGCAATAAATGTCCTAAATGTCAAAGAGCAAAGGTAGGGGACTATAGAATTATTTTTTATGTATCCGAAAGAAATCAGAGCATTGAAATAATTGATATAATTCCCAGAAAAAATAATTATAGGTTGTTTTAA